A genomic segment from Desulfatirhabdium butyrativorans DSM 18734 encodes:
- a CDS encoding addiction module protein: MEHREFISLAEPLPLEMKIELIERLLKSITPSEPAIDPLWADEAERRIAELNAGTVR; the protein is encoded by the coding sequence ATGGAGCATCGTGAATTTATATCGCTTGCAGAACCTTTACCTCTGGAAATGAAAATCGAATTGATTGAAAGGCTGCTGAAAAGCATAACCCCTTCTGAACCGGCAATTGATCCGTTATGGGCGGATGAAGCTGAAAGGCGGATTGCCGAATTGAATGCAGGGACTGTCAGATAA
- a CDS encoding glycine zipper domain-containing protein produces MIGAGAGAIIGSFILPGIGTVIGAAFGGWVGSLFGPTLDEMKVDAIKSLCSSFDDYWGRSIRHVIEGQIDSALRRQIQNGKDRIHRYVSRYAATVNELIEKQAAQAAELALQKQRMDDLSA; encoded by the coding sequence GTGATCGGCGCTGGTGCAGGGGCTATTATTGGTAGCTTTATTCTGCCTGGGATCGGGACAGTGATCGGCGCCGCATTTGGAGGGTGGGTCGGGTCGCTCTTTGGTCCAACCCTTGATGAAATGAAGGTAGACGCCATAAAAAGCCTTTGCTCAAGTTTCGACGATTACTGGGGCCGATCAATACGTCACGTTATCGAGGGGCAGATAGACTCCGCTCTTCGCAGACAAATCCAGAACGGAAAGGACCGAATTCATCGATACGTTAGCCGCTACGCTGCGACCGTCAACGAACTGATCGAGAAGCAGGCTGCGCAGGCGGCCGAACTCGCCTTGCAGAAGCAAAGGATGGATGACTTGTCAGCATGA